The following are encoded together in the Bombus affinis isolate iyBomAffi1 chromosome 6, iyBomAffi1.2, whole genome shotgun sequence genome:
- the LOC126917693 gene encoding pre-mRNA-processing factor 6, giving the protein MAGPSVSLSTRNKKHFLGVPAPLGYVAGVGRGATGFTTRSDIGPARDANDVSDDRHAPPTKRTKKKEEEEEDEEDLNDSNYDEFSGYGGSLFSKDPYDKDDEEADAIYEAIDKRMDEKRKEYREKRLREELERYRQERPKIQQQFSDLKRELVNVAEEEWKNVPEVGDARNRKQRNPRAEKFTPLPDSVLARNLGGETSTSIDPSSGLASMMPGVATPGMLTPTGDLDLRKIGQARNTLMNVKLNQVSDSVEGQTVVDPKGYLTDLQSMIPTYGGDINDIKKARLLLKSVRETNPNHPPAWIASARLEEVTGKVQAARNLIMKGCEVNPTSEDLWLEAARLQPPDTAKAVIAQSVRHIPTSVRIWIKAADLETETKAKRRVYRKALEHIPNSVRLWKAAVELEEPEDARILLSRAVECCPTSVDLWLALARLETYDNARKVLNKARENIPTDRQIWTTAAKLEEANGNKHMVEKIIDRAISSLSANGVEINREHWFKEAMEAEKAGAVHTCQVIVKAIIGFGVEEEDRKHTWMEDAETCAQQGALECARAVYAYALSTFPSKKSIWLRAAYFEKTYGTRESLESLLQRAVAHCPKSEVLWLMGAKSKWLAGDVPAARGILSLAFQANPNSEEIWLAAVKLESENSEYERARRLLAKARASAPTPRVMMKSAKLEWALNNLDAALLLLKEALEAFDDFPKLWLMKGQIEEQQGNLDKALETYNQAIKKCPTSIPLWRLLAQLEHRKGQVTKARSVLEKARLKNPKNPELWLEAIRNELKTGGVRDMANTLMAKALQECPTSGLLWAEAIFMEPRPQRKTKSVDALKKCEHDPHVLLAVSKLFWCEHKISKCRDWFNRTVKIDPDLGDAWAYFYKFELLNGTEEQQEDVKKRCIAAEPHHGENWCKVSKNIANWCLNTDQILVLVAKDLPIPI; this is encoded by the exons ATGGCAGGTCCATCGGTTTCGTTATCAACGAGAAATAAAAAACATTTTTTGGGTGTTCCGGCACCTTTAGGATATGTTGCTGGTGTTGGAAGAGG AGCTACTGGATTTACAACTAGATCTGATATCGGTCCAGCTCGTGATGCTAACGATGTTTC GGATGATAGACATGCTCCACCAACAAAaagaacaaagaaaaaagaagaagaagaagaagatgaagaggATTTGAATGATTCTAATTATGATGAATTTTCTGGATATGGAGGATCTTTATTCAGTAAA GATCCATATGATAAGGACGATGAAGAAGCTGATGCTATTTATGAGGCAATTGACAAACGAATGGATGAAAAGCGTAAAGAATATAGAGAAAAAAGACTTAGAGAAGAGTTAGAAAGGTATCGTCAAGAACGTCCTAAAATACAACAACAGTTTTCTGACTTGAAAAGGGAATTAGTAAATGTAGCCGAGGAAGAATGGAAAAATGTTCCAGAAGTCGGTGACGCTAGAAATCGAAAGCAACGAAACCCACGGGCGGAAAAATTTACACCATTACCGGATTCCGTCCTTGCACGAAATTTAGGAGGAGAAACATCTACCAGTATAGATCCATCAAGTGGTTTGGCATCAATGATGCCTGGTGTAGCGACACCCGGAATGTTAACACCAACAGGAGACTTAGATTTAAGAAAAATTGGACAAGCTAGAAATACTTTAATGAATGTCAAGTTGAATCAGGTTTCTGATTCTGTAGAAGGGCAAACTGTTGTTGATCCTAAGGGTTATCTCACAGATTTGCAAAGTATGATACCAACATATGGTGGTGATATCAA TGATATCAAGAAAGCTAGGTTGTTACTAAAATCTGTAAGGGAGACAAATCCTAATCATCCACCAGCATGGATCGCTTCTGCTCGTTTAGAGGAAGTTACCGGGAAAGTGCAAGCTGCAcggaatttaataatgaaaGGCTGTGAAGTGAACCCTACGTCGGAAGATTTATGGTTAGAAGCGGCTAGGCTGCAGCCACCAGATACAGCTAAAGCTGTAATTGCACAATCTGTACGGCACATACCAACATCTGTTAGAATTTGGATAAAAGCGGCGGATTTAGAAACAGAAACAAAAGCGAAAAGAAGAGTATATCGCAAAGCATTAGAGCATATTCCAAATTCAGTGAGATTATGGAAAGCTGCAGTAGAATTAGAAGAACCAGAAGACGCACGAATTTTGCTCAGTCGAGCAGTCGAGTGCTGTCCAACCAGTGTAGATCTATGGCTTGCTCTTGCTCGATTGGAAACTTATGATAATGCTAGGAAAGTTCTTAACAAAGCAAGAGAAAATATTCCAACAGATAGACAAATCTGGACAACAGCCGCAAAATTGGAAGAAGCAAACGGAAATAAACATATGGTAGAGAAAATTATCGATCGTGCGATATCTTCTTTGAGCGCGAACGGAGTGGAAATTAATAGAGAACACTGGTTTAAAGAAGCTATGGAGGCTGAAAAAGCTGGAGCAGTACATACATGTCAAGTTATTGTTAAGGCAATTATTGGTTTTGGAGTGGAAGAAGAAGACAGGAAACATACGTGGATGGAAGACGCAGAAacc TGCGCTCAACAAGGGGCACTAGAATGTGCTAGAGCAGTCTACGCTTATGCGTTATCGACATTCCCTAGTAAGAAGTCTATTTGGTTACGTGCAGCTTACTTTGAGAAAACTTATGGAACGCGAGAGTCTTTAGAATCTTTGCTTCAAAGAGCAGTTGCTCACTGTCCAAAGAGTGAAGTACTTTGGCTTATGGGCGCAAAATCGAAGTGGTTGGCT GGTGATGTTCCAGCAGCAAGAGGTATTTTATCACTTGCGTTTCAAGCAAATCCAAATTCGGAGGAGATTTGGTTAGCAGCCGTGAAGCTAGAATCAGAAAATTCTGAATACGAAAGAGCTAGACGGTTGCTCGCGAAAGCAAGAGCGTCTGCACCAACTCCTAGAGTTATGATGAAAAGCGCAAAATTAGAATGGGCTTTGAATAATCTCGACGCAGCCTTACTGCTTCTGAAAGAAGCTCTAGAAGCATTCGATGATTTCCCGAAACTATGGCTAATGAAAGGGCAGATCGAAGAACAGCAAGGAAACTTGGACAAAGCTTTGGAAACATACAATCAAGCT ataAAAAAATGTCCCACTTCTATTCCACTATGGCGTTTATTAGCACAATTAGAGCACAGAAAGGGTCAAGTTACTAAAGCTAGGTCAGTTCTGGAGAAGGCTCGCCTAAAAAATCCGAAGAATCCAGAACTTTGGTTAGAAGCTATCAGAAATGAATTAAAAACTGGTGGTGTTAGAGATATGGCAAATACGCTTATGGCAAAAGCACTTCAAGAATGTCCAACGTCTGGTTTACTTTGGGCAGAGGCAATTTTTATGGAACCTCGACCACAGAGGAAAACTAAAAGCGTTGATGCTTTGAAAAAGTGCGAGCATGATCCACACGTGCTTCTTGCAGTATCTAA atTATTCTGGTGTGAAcataaaatttcgaaatgtcGTGACTGGTTCAATCGAACAGTGAAGATAGATCCAGATTTGGGAGATGCGTGGGCATATTTCTACAAATTTGAGCTTCTAAACGGTACAGAAGAGCAACAAGAAGATGTAAAGAAAAGATGCATTGCTGCAGAACCCCATCATGGTGAAAATTGGTGTAAAGTATCAAAGAATATAGCGAACTGGTGTTTGAATACTGATCAAATTTTAGTATTAGTTGCAAAAGATTTACCGATtccaatataa
- the LOC126917697 gene encoding NF-X1-type zinc finger protein NFXL1: MQKFRQAQAENKIAINKHLEANAYLESSSEDEDDRNEEDIQNIVGKVISAYQGKEADAEKILSYLINVFQSGNAVCLICISTVKRADPIWNCNKCFAFLHLSCILHWIQDSLNVKREKGITSIWGCPKCRMEYNQDDIPRNYKCFCKKTIDPPYSPWNIPHSCGETCDKLLQPECGHKCVLLCHPGPCPPCAKTVSIKCYCGKQMPQQRRCNAKEWSCGTECNKEYKLCPHTCKEVCHSGECPPCPEILLLECHCKSNKELKQCSEGLWTCNKLCGRPLSCNVHICQSKCHLIGDCEPCPLEKNRTCPCGKKRYAISCKQEQLPTCGDTCGKLLNCGSHYCNMRCHTDRCGQCLEVVTKSCRCGSYQKEIACGKEFHCNKKCMQMRLCGRHLCNKKCCDCLIKNTYNVCEKVCDNALNCRKHKCAAPCHSGPCYPCARTDVIQCRCGYNKITVPCGTVKKIKPPSCNKPCKIPPICHHPKRETHKCHQGHCPPCKKICGMVYKRCGHFCVAVCHTKVWLKVSKNDIKMQPAGPWDIQKETYQLKTLPCPPCEVSVQVTCLGGHETRPWPCHMARPTSCGRLCGKTLLCTNHTCELICHKIPSSEENKNGTPCMECEKPCLLARPQGCTHLCSEPCHPAPCSPCKQLVKIPCHCGISTLYHRCSELTSAKAERRNELLKCGNQCPKNYPCGHRCINDCHPGPCKNGKECNKKVKLFCVCRRIKKDFICSVVQKEEISIKCDDICAKLINEKRQAEAALLEQKRQAEEIRNQQEIEKFERKFKPRRKGKDKFDKKQLQNKTCNNYRKYWILGILICTIGIVIFYMTAQQL, from the exons atGCAGAAATTTAGACAAGCTCAAGCagaaaataaaatagcaattaataaacatttagaagcAAATGCTTATCTAGAATCTTCCAGTGAGGATGAAGATGATAGAAATGAAGAGGATATACAAAATATAGTTGGAAAAGTAATATCTGCCTACCAAGGCAAAGAGGCAGATGCAGAaaaaattttatcatatttaaTTAATGTTTTTCAATCTGGCAATGCTGTTTGTTTAATATGTATTTCAACTGTAAAAAGAGCAGATCCA ATTTGGAATTGTAACAAGTGTTTTGCTTTTCTACATCTGTCTTGCATTTTGCATTGGATACAGGATAGTTTGAATGTTAAACGCGAGAAAGGTATCACATCAATATGGGGATG TCCAAAATGTCGTATGGAATATAATCAAGATGACATTCCTCGTAATTATAAATGCTTTTGTAAAAAAACCATAGATCCCCCATATAGTCCATGGAATATTCCACATTCCTGTGGAGAAACATGCGACAAACTGCTGCAACCAGAATGTGGTCACAAATGTGTTTTGCTTTGCCATCCTGGACCATGTCCTCCTTGTGCAAAGACAGTATCTATTAAATGCTACTGTGGCAAACAAATGCCTCAACAACGACGATGCAATGCCAAAGAATGGAGTTGTGGTACTGAATGTAACAAAGAGTATAAGTTATGTCCACACACTTGCAAAGAAGTGTGTCACTCAGGGGAATGTCCTCCTTGTCCAGAAATATTATTACTAGAATGCCACTGTAAGAGTAACAAAGAATTAAAGCAATGCTCTGAAGGTCTATGGACTTGTAATAAACTTTGTGGTAGACCTCTTTCTTGTAATGTTCACATATGTCAAAGTAAATGTCATTTAATTGGCGACTGTGAACCCTGTCCATTGGAGAAGAATAGAACCTGTCCTTGTGGGAAAAAACGTTATGCCATTTCTTGCAAACAAGAACAGCTACCCACATGTGGAGATACATgtggaaaattattaaattgtgGTTCGCATTATTGTAATATGAGATGTCATACAGATCGCTGCGGGCAGTGTTTAGAGGTAGTCACAAAATCGTGTAGATGTGGCAGCTATCAGAAAGAAATTGCATGTGGCAAAGAATTCCATTGCAATAAAAAGTGCATGCAAATGCGGTTGTGCGGAAGACATTTGTGTAATAAGAAATGCTGCGATTGCTTGATTAAAAACACGTATAATGTGTGCGAAAAAGTATGCGATAATGCTTTAAACTGCCGCAAACACAAATGTGCTGCTCCTTGTCATAGCGGCCCTTGTTATCCGTGCGCACGAACTGACGTCATTCAATGTAGATGTGGATATAATAAGATAACAGTACCATGTGGTACAGTAAAAAAGATCAAGCCACCATCTTGCAATAAGCCATGTAAAATACCTCCAATTTGCCATCATCCCAAACGAGAAACCCACAAATGCCATCAAGGTCACTGTCCACCTTGCAAAAAGATTTGCGGTATGGTATATAAACGATGTGGTCATTTTTGTGTAGCTGTTTGCCACACAAAAGTGTGGCTAAAGGTGAGCAAAAATGACATAAAGATGCAACCAGCAGGACCATGGGACATACAAAAGGAAACTTATCAGCTAAAAACATTACCATGTCCACCATGTGAAGTTTCTGTACAAGTTACATGTTTAGGAGGACATGAAACGCGTCCATGGCCTTGTCACATGGCTAGACCTACGTCTTGCGGAAGATTGTGTGGAAAAACGTTATTATGCACGAATCATACATGCGAATTGATTTGCCATAAAATACCATCAtctgaagaaaataaaaatggtaCCCCGTGTATGGAGTGTGAAAAACCATGTTTGCTTGCACGACCACAAGGATGCACACATTTATGCTCAGAACCTTGTCATCCTGCACCATGTAGCCCTTGCAAACAATTAGTTAAAATTCCATGCCATTGTGGTATAAGCACTTTATATCATAGATGTTCTGAATTAACATCGGCTAAAGCTGAAAGACGTAATGAATTGCTCAAATGCGGGAATCAATGCcccaaaaat TATCCTTGTGGACATCGATGTATAAATGATTGTCATCCTGGTCCATGCAAGAATGGAAAGGAATGCAACAAGAAGGTGAAGCTGTTTTGCGTGTGCAGACGTATTAAGAAAGATTTTATCTGTTCCGTGGTGCAGAAAGaggaaatttctataaaatgcgATGATATTTGTGCCAAACTAATAAACGAAAAACGTCAAGCCGAAGCTGCTTTATTAGAACAAAAGCGGCAAGCTGAAGAAATACGTAATCAACAAGAAATAGAGAAATTTGAACGAAAATTTAAACCCCGTCGAAAGGGAAAggataaatttgataaaaaacaattacaaaataagacatgtaataattatagaaaatattgGATTTTAGGCATTTTAATATGTACAATAGGTATAGTAATATTTTACATGACTGCCCAACAATTGTGA
- the LOC126917714 gene encoding thymosin beta: MSNPSLKDLPKVALDLKSELEGFNHGCMKKAATAEKNVLPSAEDVRQERQHSELIHDVETFKPDQLKHADTKEKIILPNAKDVAAEKTQQTLMSGIETFDPSSLKHTETQEKIFLPDMDVIQQEKEKQELISDIENFNPAKLKHAETLEKNPLPTKEAIDAEKIAA, encoded by the exons ATGTCGAATCCGTCGTTGAAAGACCTGCCAAAAGTAGCCTTAGACTTGAAAAGCGAGTTAGAAGGTTTCAATCATGGCTGTATGAAGAAAGCCGCGACCGCTGAGAAGAACGTTCTACCTTCCGCTGAAG ACGTGCGACAAGAACGACAACATTCTGAATTAATCCACGATGTGGAGACGTTTAAACCAGATCAATTGAAACATGCCGATACGAAAGAGAAGATCATATTACCCAATGCCAAAG ATGTAGCTGCGGAGAAGACTCAACAAACGCTTATGTCAGGCATCGAGACATTCGACCCAAGCAGTCTGAAGCACACTGAAACTCAAGAAAAGATTTTCCTACCTGATATGGATG TGATCCAGcaggaaaaagaaaagcaagAGCTGATCTCTGACATTGAGAATTTCAATCCCGCAAAATTGAAACATGCGGAAACGCTTGAGAAAAATCCCTTGCCTACCAAAGAAG cAATCGACGCAGAAAAGATAGCTGCTTAA
- the LOC126917694 gene encoding uncharacterized protein LOC126917694, whose translation MEISPRKPLKRTQEPIDEWLQNEGYFRKHAPRDPTCLFRAVSEQVYLTQHYHIRVRKECVEFMRKTKHLFSEGISIPFEDYLEQMICFTEWGGMTEIQAMSLLYKREFIIFSSQKQANHNVTNNGFKDIIYLCHTPQKQYESIYTKDFVANAAFCQSIVYQVLYKDVFQMANIEGTVHKMLHDRTATFRHDKFFLKGNLEIRDQLAAEIYNKIDNGTDEVDDARAVIKNIPPFPYRIAKALDPNIYRNTDFDIWHEIRREVKNAGWTRHNSHELQIGGKCLVQVDFNEEDFDKTNNNSIYVSSLGKDVNDNDTKILQKKSNDPIFYYGHIQEMGKSQGPVLVFIEELGEKRIVPYSALKPLPLKKNKQANWLPVCKKNLLLDSNQKWRKACSASSRKTKDPNMNILSNNIDKNENNDNIVSDINENNFQWKEGSLKVDHQEYENYSMDKCANYSIDNSVEIFSTKMVLDNTQSSTIDIGRQENNKERKEKDSFSHKNSENNCIRNSKSDSATNNDNNVSFNSYSKQKMQKDIYYAPYAGDSNAQIDHMLRSINCSVQKSIDVNGSDLPLSDPFTLRFFYNLGLEYFRGGANWNYLTNVQSPDFGQWYQGASPNEEEITNITNMIQDCTLTQQKKEPNNDQKEIGTQSLYQENENRYVNDIKNTQIQKTEVQRGNDGKETSYSSRDNKLEYANKESSRLNRNGLGPRYKKNSENRHRSATHFSNQYSNNGSNSKLSKLDRDAKEDNMNVQPSQSIHQQLHTPANAMNTYQASYMQQGMYSGLPYYGNEAEAFANPYYSLNPSFIPIPCLSHSDIHDNNNVQPFSPHLCPGMDYAQAYSGLCPPYLCPPPTPYNIPPQNIPEHWYAVAGQPHYMQYAPVLSVPAETTCTGVVQNANQNVPS comes from the exons ATGGAAATATCTCCTAGAAAACCATTGAAACGTACGCAAGAACCTATTGATGAATGGTTACAAAATGAAGGATATTTCAGGAAACATGCACCTAGAGATCCAACTTGCTTGTTCAGGGCAGTTAGCGAACAAGTTTACTTGACACAACACTATCATATAAGAGTGAGAAAAGAATGTGTGGAGTTCATGAGAAAAACAAAACATTTATTTTCGGAG GGTATATCGATTCCATTTGAAGATTATTTAGAACAAATGATATGTTTTACGGAATGGGGTGGCATGACTGAAATCCAAGCTATGTCGTTACTTTATAAAAGAGAATTCATTATATTTAGTAGTCAAAAGCAAGCAAATCATAATGTTACAAATAATGGTTTTAaggatataatatatttatgccATACACCACAAAAACAGTATGAAAGTATTTATACAAAGGACTTTGTTGCAAACGCTGCTTTTTGTCAAT CTATTGTCTATCAAGTGTTATATAAAGATGTTTTTCAAATGGCTAATATAGAGGGTACTGTTCATAAAATGTTACATGATAGAACAGCTACATTTAGACATGATAAGTTTTTCCTTAAAGGCAATCTAGAGATCCGAGA CCAATTAGCTGCAgagatatataataaaattgacAATGGAACTGATGAGGTTGATGATGCACGGGccgtaataaaaaatataccaCCTTTTCCTTATAGAATTGCTAAAGCTCTTGATCCCAATATCTATCGTAATACTGACTTTGATATATGGCATGAAATTAGAAGAG AAGTGAAAAATGCAGGATGGACTAGGCACAATAGTCATGAACTCCAAATTGGTGGCAAATGTTTGGTACAAGTGGACTTTAATGAGGAAGATTTTGACAAAACCAATAATAATAGCATTTATGTGTCTTCTCTTGGAAAGGATGTTAATGATAATGATacaaaaatattgcaaaagaaAAGCAATGATCCCATATTTTACTATGGTCATATTCAAGAAATGGGTAAAAGTCAGGGACCTGTATTAGTCTTTATTGAAGAGTTAGGAGAAAAAAGGATTGTGCCATATTCAGCTCTTAAACCATTACCTCtaaagaaaaataaacaagCTAATTGGCTACCAGTTTGCAAAAAGAATCTACTCTTAGATTCAA ATCAAAAATGGAGAAAAGCATGCAGTGCATCATCACGTAAAACTAAAGATCCTAATATGAACATTTTATCTAATAATattgataaaaatgaaaataatgataatattgTCAGTGATATTAATGAGAATAATTTTCAGTGGAAGGAAGGATCGTT AAAAGTGGATCATCAAGAATATGAGAATTATTCAATGGATAAGTGTGCTAATTACTCAATTGAT aattctgttgaaatattttctacaaAAATGGTTCTTGATAACACTCAGTCTTCTACAATAGATATTGGAAGgcaagaaaataataaagaacGTAAAGAAAAAGATTCATTCTCACATAAAAACTCTGAAAATAATTGTATAAGAAATTCAAAATCTGATAGTGCAAcgaataatgataataatgtcaGTTTTAACTCGTATTCTAAACAGAAGATGCAGAAAGATATATATTATGCACCATATGCTG gaGATTCTAATGCTCAAATAGATCATATGTTACGTTCTATTAATTGTTCTGTACAAAAAAGTATTGATGTAAATGGTAGTGATTTGCCGCTATCAG ATCCATTCACATTGAGATTTTTTTACAATTTAGGATTAGAG TATTTTCGTGGTGGTGCTAATTGGAATTATTTAACAAATGTACAGTCGCCTGATTTTGGACAGTGGTATCAAg GTGCATCTCCGAATGAAGaagaaattacaaatattacgaatatgaTCCAAGATTGTACACTTACGCAACAAAAGAAAGAACCCAACAATGATCAGAAAGAAATTGGCACGCAATCATTGTACCAAGAAAACGAAAATAGATACGTAAATGATATCAAAAATACACAGATTCAGAAGACTGAAGTTCAAAGAGGAAATGATGGGAAAGAAACATCGTATTCGTCTCGCGATAATAAATTAGAATATGCAAATAAGGAATCTTCTCGTTTAAATAGAAATGGATTAGGTCCACGATATAAGAAAAATTCAGAGA ATCGACATCGATCTGCTACGCATTTTTCTAATCAGTATTCAAACAACGGATCAAACTCTAAACTTTCCAAATTGGATAGAGATGCAAAAGAAGATAATATGAATGTTCAACCTTCACAATCAATACATCAGCAGCTACACACTCCTGCAAATGCAATGAATACTTATCAAGCGTCTTACATGCAACAAGGCATGTATTCCGGACTGCCGTATTATGGCAATGAAGCAGAAGCATTCGCAAATCCTTACTATTCCCTTAATCCAAGTTTTATACCAATTCCGTGCTTATCACATTCTGATATACATGACAACAACAATGTGCAACCGTTCTCGCCGCATCTGTGTCCTGGAATGGATTATGCACAAGCTTATTCTGGCCTATGCCCGCCATACTTATGCCCTCCGCCAACCCCATATAATATACCTCCACAAAATATACCTGAACACTGGTATGCTGTTGCTGGTCAACCACATTATATGCAGTACGCACCAGTCTTATCTGTACCAGCGGAAACAACTTGCACCGGGGTAGTACAAAATGCTAATCAAAACGTTCCTTCTTAA